One segment of Anatilimnocola aggregata DNA contains the following:
- a CDS encoding redox-sensing transcriptional repressor Rex, whose product MAEDKKNVDESAEPQVPQAVVSRLSLYLRELQHLVRDGFETTSSTQLGRLLGFTDAQVRKDLAYFGQFGYPGIGYRCAELIAAIKKILGTNQSWSLAIVGMGNLGRALIGYRGFQQQGFEIVAGFDTDPAKIGNKIEGLQVYHLDEVTQVVREKNIRLAIVAVPSAVAQRVADALVSAGVEGILNFAPVTLALPKHIHTVGVDLAIELEQLSFNVVSKLAKGP is encoded by the coding sequence ATGGCGGAAGACAAAAAGAATGTTGACGAAAGTGCTGAACCACAAGTTCCGCAGGCCGTCGTCAGCCGCCTGAGTCTTTACCTGCGCGAGCTGCAGCATCTGGTTCGCGACGGTTTCGAAACAACCAGTTCCACGCAGTTGGGCCGGCTACTCGGCTTTACCGACGCTCAGGTTCGCAAAGACCTCGCCTATTTCGGCCAATTCGGTTACCCCGGCATTGGCTATCGCTGTGCAGAACTCATCGCCGCGATCAAGAAAATCCTGGGCACCAACCAATCGTGGTCACTGGCCATTGTCGGTATGGGTAACTTGGGTCGTGCCCTCATCGGCTACCGCGGCTTTCAGCAGCAGGGCTTCGAAATTGTCGCCGGCTTCGATACCGATCCGGCCAAGATCGGCAACAAGATCGAAGGTCTGCAGGTCTATCACCTGGACGAGGTGACCCAGGTCGTCCGCGAGAAAAACATTCGGCTCGCCATCGTGGCCGTTCCCTCAGCCGTCGCCCAGCGCGTGGCCGATGCCCTTGTTTCGGCTGGAGTCGAGGGAATTCTCAATTTTGCACCCGTTACGCTCGCCCTCCCCAAGCACATACACACCGTTGGCGTCGACCTGGCCATCGAGCTCGAACAGCTTTCATTCAACGTGGTGAGTAAGCTAGCCAAAGGCCCGTAG
- a CDS encoding transglutaminase-like domain-containing protein, with product MQRRDWLIGAGSLAVGSYVGSRWWDRRQSADFRAPTHSVVPVVGDGKWIWNQPPTDQTGYLEPRSFEVSIGLELQGKGDAGRIQATTPVPTEFPEQKIESAEVLTEGCEARIQPLAPGAAQLEMAAPGIAKGQIIRAVAKLKLTLTKQYLAFDKEQFPARQTVPADVRKGYLQDSPGIQTSNEKVRKLAQEIAAKQTHPWDQAEAISKWIRQNIQPQIGAYTGVATAMEKRRGDCEEMAAVFVAVCRSLQIPARLVWVPNHNWAEFYLTSEKGEGHWIPVHTACYGWFGWTGAHELVLQKGDRIVHPQKRVTQRLVEDWLQWQGARPDVRFVGELKPVAAPTSGSDADAGPGARRKEKNGAWKLTGEHPLDRYLRNA from the coding sequence ATGCAGCGTCGAGATTGGCTAATCGGAGCTGGTTCACTGGCGGTTGGCAGCTATGTCGGCAGTCGGTGGTGGGATCGTCGACAGTCTGCAGATTTTCGAGCGCCGACGCACAGCGTGGTGCCGGTCGTGGGGGATGGCAAGTGGATTTGGAATCAGCCCCCTACCGATCAAACCGGCTATCTGGAGCCGCGCTCGTTTGAAGTTTCGATCGGCCTCGAACTGCAAGGGAAGGGGGACGCTGGTCGCATTCAAGCGACCACGCCCGTGCCAACCGAATTCCCCGAGCAGAAAATCGAATCTGCCGAAGTTCTGACCGAAGGCTGCGAAGCCCGGATTCAACCGCTCGCGCCGGGGGCCGCTCAATTGGAAATGGCAGCGCCGGGAATCGCCAAGGGGCAAATCATTCGCGCCGTCGCCAAATTGAAGTTGACGCTCACCAAGCAGTACCTGGCGTTTGACAAGGAGCAGTTTCCAGCGAGGCAAACCGTGCCCGCCGATGTGCGGAAGGGATATTTGCAGGACAGCCCGGGTATTCAAACGAGCAACGAGAAGGTTCGCAAGTTAGCGCAAGAGATTGCGGCGAAACAGACGCATCCGTGGGATCAGGCCGAGGCAATCAGCAAGTGGATTCGCCAGAATATTCAGCCCCAGATTGGTGCGTACACGGGGGTGGCCACGGCCATGGAAAAACGTCGTGGCGATTGCGAAGAAATGGCCGCGGTTTTCGTCGCCGTCTGCCGTTCGCTGCAAATCCCCGCGCGGCTCGTCTGGGTGCCGAATCACAACTGGGCGGAGTTCTATCTGACGAGCGAGAAAGGCGAGGGGCATTGGATTCCCGTGCACACCGCCTGCTACGGCTGGTTTGGTTGGACCGGTGCCCATGAACTTGTGCTGCAAAAAGGCGATCGCATTGTTCATCCCCAAAAGCGAGTTACGCAGCGACTCGTCGAAGATTGGCTGCAATGGCAGGGAGCGCGGCCGGACGTTCGCTTTGTCGGCGAATTGAAACCGGTGGCTGCGCCTACTTCAGGCAGCGATGCCGACGCTGGCCCTGGTGCCCGTCGGAAAGAAAAAAACGGTGCTTGGAAATTGACCGGCGAACATCCGTTGGATCGGTATCTGCGAAACGCGTGA
- a CDS encoding type IV pilin protein, with product MKSKLRSAFTLVEILIVVVIMAILAATIIPQFTDSSMDAKVGTAKFNLSTLRGQVELYKTHHGGVKPSATLIELTQSTNAAGTAGTGINFPYGPYLRDLPANPITNSQAIKVITNNPAQASDCTTGGGGWLYHLGSGNVWIDHADLVTE from the coding sequence ATGAAAAGCAAACTTCGTTCAGCGTTCACCCTGGTTGAGATCTTGATCGTGGTCGTAATCATGGCCATCTTGGCCGCGACCATCATCCCGCAATTCACCGATTCCTCGATGGATGCCAAGGTCGGCACCGCGAAGTTCAATCTGAGCACCTTGCGTGGTCAGGTCGAACTCTACAAGACGCACCACGGTGGCGTGAAGCCAAGTGCTACCCTGATTGAACTGACTCAATCGACCAACGCTGCTGGCACCGCTGGTACGGGCATCAATTTCCCTTATGGTCCTTACCTGCGTGACCTGCCTGCGAACCCAATTACCAATAGCCAGGCCATCAAGGTCATCACCAACAATCCAGCCCAAGCTTCGGATTGCACCACGGGTGGCGGCGGCTGGTTGTATCACCTCGGCAGCGGCAACGTGTGGATCGATCACGCTGATCTGGTCACCGAGTAA
- a CDS encoding PVC-type heme-binding CxxCH protein — MNPLCLLVALSTFAAEPDFSKAPLPKVVDDRLEISLFAIDPQVTTPTGIAVDEQGIVYVIENNTHFRPKEYNRPELDRILRMQDTNGDGRADKVDEFYTGLRNTMSLVFETDGSLLVATRNEVFRLQDKDKDGKAETRTDLIKLETAGNYPHNGLAGFALDFVGNIYFGFGENLGADYKVIGTDGTTLTGGGEGGNIYSCDAGGKKLRLVATGFWNPFHVTFDAFGRLFTVDNDPDSRPPCRLLHVVEGGDYGFRFRNGRKGVSPFTAWNGELPATLPMVAGTGEAPCAVMAYESDNLPAEYRGELLVTSWGDHRLERYTLKPRGASFSAEMKPVVTGDQNFRPVGLAMAPDGSLYMSDWVDKSYPIHGKGRIWHLRAKKPAIREPLSDEPAIALAHPHRPWREAAARKLASDQATKLSEEAEDERVRSLAYERLCSLKNQDATLAAHRAHEPGIRSMDIAHDPWLQLAAYQAERAGDKCELNSLAADSSSPLAIWQAAELQRVDAPSTRHLIADLLSSDYADLRFLGIRWAMESKLTEHVPAIEKLLERETLNRRNFEAALVALDRLSGRNHENTGEYFAAKLVISPQRSAATRLMALRMVSPNHADLKLPLLIELTKHADKALQFEAVRTLRLRGGEESVARLREIVADDKPEEKLRCEALLGLSAELEQDRAKFQRLANQKDHPNLQSEALRMLREQNPKSLPSSPEPKNQAAWNERATGNGNPEIGERIFFHPKVASCYKCHEYRGRGGRVGPDLSTVAKSMTRERLLQSIVDPSREIAPQFTPWVIQATDGTSKTGVYVGEEVDGHVRYADNTGTIFKLHPRDVEYRKASDKSIMPEGLPGQLTPQELRDLLAFLLQP, encoded by the coding sequence ATGAACCCTCTCTGTCTTCTCGTCGCCCTCTCCACCTTCGCTGCGGAACCCGATTTCTCCAAAGCACCGCTGCCAAAGGTCGTCGACGACCGCCTCGAAATCAGCCTGTTTGCGATCGATCCGCAGGTAACGACCCCCACGGGTATCGCGGTCGACGAGCAAGGCATCGTCTACGTCATCGAGAACAACACCCACTTTCGCCCCAAAGAATACAACCGTCCGGAACTCGACCGAATCTTGCGCATGCAAGATACCAACGGCGACGGCCGCGCTGATAAAGTTGACGAGTTTTACACCGGCCTGCGAAACACTATGAGTCTCGTCTTCGAGACCGATGGTTCGCTCCTCGTCGCTACGCGCAACGAAGTCTTTCGCCTGCAAGACAAGGACAAAGACGGTAAGGCCGAAACCCGCACCGATCTGATCAAGCTCGAAACAGCTGGCAACTACCCCCACAACGGCCTTGCGGGCTTCGCACTCGACTTTGTCGGGAATATTTACTTCGGCTTCGGCGAAAACCTGGGCGCAGACTACAAAGTGATCGGCACCGATGGCACGACGCTCACGGGCGGTGGCGAAGGTGGCAATATTTACTCCTGCGACGCAGGGGGCAAAAAGCTGCGGCTGGTCGCCACCGGCTTTTGGAATCCGTTCCATGTCACCTTCGATGCCTTCGGCCGTTTGTTCACCGTCGATAACGATCCCGATTCGCGTCCGCCATGCCGCCTGCTGCACGTGGTCGAAGGTGGTGACTACGGCTTTCGTTTTCGCAACGGCCGCAAAGGGGTTTCTCCTTTCACCGCCTGGAATGGCGAACTCCCCGCCACGCTGCCGATGGTTGCCGGCACCGGAGAAGCTCCCTGTGCTGTGATGGCTTATGAATCTGACAATCTGCCGGCCGAGTACCGCGGCGAACTCCTCGTCACCAGTTGGGGCGATCATCGCCTGGAACGCTACACGCTCAAACCTCGTGGCGCTTCTTTCTCAGCTGAAATGAAGCCCGTCGTCACCGGCGATCAGAACTTCCGCCCCGTCGGCCTCGCAATGGCCCCCGATGGCTCGCTCTACATGAGCGACTGGGTCGACAAGAGCTACCCCATTCACGGCAAAGGCCGCATCTGGCACTTGCGGGCGAAGAAGCCCGCCATACGAGAACCACTTTCGGATGAGCCAGCCATCGCGCTGGCACATCCTCATCGGCCATGGCGCGAAGCTGCAGCCAGGAAGTTAGCGAGCGATCAGGCGACTAAACTGAGCGAGGAAGCCGAAGACGAGCGTGTGCGTTCCCTTGCTTATGAACGGCTTTGCTCGTTGAAGAACCAAGACGCAACTTTAGCCGCGCATCGCGCGCATGAGCCCGGCATTCGGTCGATGGACATTGCCCACGACCCTTGGCTGCAGTTGGCCGCTTATCAGGCCGAACGGGCTGGTGACAAATGCGAACTGAATTCGTTAGCTGCCGATAGTTCCTCCCCCTTGGCGATCTGGCAAGCTGCTGAATTGCAACGGGTCGATGCGCCTTCCACTCGGCATTTGATTGCCGACCTGCTTAGTTCCGACTATGCCGATCTCCGCTTCCTCGGCATCCGCTGGGCAATGGAGTCGAAACTTACCGAACATGTCCCTGCAATTGAGAAGCTGCTCGAGCGCGAAACGCTCAACCGTCGCAATTTCGAAGCAGCGCTCGTGGCGCTCGATCGCCTGTCGGGAAGAAATCATGAAAACACGGGTGAGTATTTTGCCGCCAAGCTCGTCATCTCGCCTCAGCGCTCGGCAGCGACACGCTTGATGGCCCTGCGGATGGTATCGCCGAATCATGCCGATCTGAAACTGCCGCTGCTGATTGAACTGACGAAGCACGCCGACAAGGCACTGCAATTTGAGGCTGTTCGCACCCTACGACTCCGCGGCGGTGAAGAATCTGTCGCGCGACTACGCGAGATCGTTGCGGATGACAAACCTGAAGAAAAGCTCCGCTGCGAAGCTCTGTTGGGATTGTCTGCTGAACTAGAACAGGATCGTGCAAAGTTTCAGCGCCTGGCCAATCAGAAAGATCATCCGAACTTGCAGTCCGAAGCACTCCGCATGCTGCGAGAGCAGAATCCAAAAAGCCTCCCATCTTCGCCAGAGCCCAAGAACCAGGCAGCCTGGAATGAACGGGCCACTGGTAATGGGAATCCCGAAATCGGAGAACGCATTTTCTTCCATCCCAAAGTCGCCAGCTGTTACAAGTGCCACGAGTATCGCGGCCGCGGTGGTCGCGTTGGTCCGGATTTGTCGACAGTGGCCAAGTCGATGACGCGCGAGCGGCTGCTGCAGTCGATTGTCGATCCCAGCCGCGAAATTGCCCCGCAGTTCACTCCCTGGGTGATTCAAGCCACCGATGGCACCAGCAAGACTGGCGTTTACGTCGGCGAAGAGGTCGATGGGCACGTTCGATATGCCGACAACACCGGCACGATTTTCAAGCTCCATCCGCGCGACGTGGAATATCGCAAAGCCAGCGACAAATCGATTATGCCCGAGGGCCTTCCCGGTCAACTGACTCCCCAAGAACTGCGCGACCTGCTCGCGTTCTTGCTCCAGCCATAG
- a CDS encoding TerC family protein, with protein sequence MNFIANLDWLSLGGLPLGMFEILGQKVEGSDLAIVALLILLEGVLSIDNALVLGLLAKRLPKHQRARALSYGLIGAFVFRVIAICTASLLLQLPFVKFIGGAYLVYIAVKHLFFESKQEGHDDIQLDEHGHPVIIDEETHEPVTGDREEQEIEQRSPLPIKPAGKSFVGAAFWPTVLVIELTDVAFAVDSILAAMALAGSRTEKLWVVITGGIIGVVLMRFAAAIFIRLLERFPRFEVSAYLLVVVIGLKLLGDWTFNSDWSFDKHFAEGMIGSAKPTFVQIEQKRRAAVVSYETWLEKNWIFKLPRKDHGDHHHNDPDAHKADVNQPADPHAAEAKPDGKKMDLPAHIPHLLDFHDLRRPECMSFWLIMVACFGYGFIPGKKHGAHK encoded by the coding sequence ATGAACTTCATCGCAAACCTGGATTGGTTATCGTTGGGCGGGCTTCCCTTGGGCATGTTCGAAATTCTTGGCCAAAAGGTCGAGGGTTCCGATCTGGCGATTGTCGCCCTGCTGATCTTGCTCGAAGGGGTTCTCTCCATCGACAACGCGCTGGTGCTCGGTCTGCTCGCCAAGCGTTTACCCAAGCATCAACGGGCCCGCGCGCTGAGTTACGGGCTGATTGGCGCGTTTGTGTTTCGCGTCATTGCGATCTGCACGGCCAGCCTGCTGCTGCAGTTGCCGTTCGTCAAGTTCATCGGCGGCGCTTACTTGGTCTATATCGCGGTCAAGCACCTGTTTTTCGAATCGAAACAGGAAGGTCACGACGACATTCAGCTCGATGAGCACGGGCATCCGGTCATTATTGACGAAGAAACCCACGAGCCCGTGACCGGCGATCGCGAAGAGCAAGAAATCGAACAGCGCTCGCCGCTGCCGATTAAGCCCGCAGGAAAATCCTTCGTCGGTGCGGCCTTCTGGCCAACCGTGCTGGTGATCGAACTGACCGACGTGGCATTTGCTGTCGATTCAATTCTGGCCGCCATGGCGCTCGCCGGCAGTCGCACCGAGAAACTCTGGGTTGTCATCACCGGAGGTATTATCGGCGTCGTACTGATGCGTTTTGCCGCCGCGATCTTCATTCGCCTGCTGGAAAGGTTCCCACGGTTCGAAGTCTCGGCCTATCTACTCGTTGTTGTCATCGGTCTTAAGCTGCTAGGGGATTGGACATTCAACAGCGACTGGAGTTTCGACAAGCACTTTGCCGAAGGAATGATCGGCAGTGCCAAGCCAACATTCGTGCAGATCGAACAGAAGCGCCGCGCAGCAGTTGTCAGCTACGAAACGTGGCTGGAGAAGAACTGGATTTTCAAGCTGCCAAGGAAGGACCACGGCGATCACCATCACAACGATCCCGACGCGCACAAGGCCGACGTAAATCAGCCAGCTGATCCACATGCTGCGGAGGCAAAACCGGATGGCAAGAAAATGGATCTACCTGCCCACATTCCGCACTTGCTCGATTTCCACGATCTGCGTCGTCCGGAGTGCATGAGCTTCTGGTTGATTATGGTCGCCTGCTTTGGTTACGGATTCATTCCGGGCAAGAAGCACGGCGCGCATAAGTAG
- a CDS encoding serine/threonine-protein kinase, with protein sequence MQRSEAIVRLLAEHRGALLSRQFDPSTLLAAHRELLPELATAIEDLLSNSSLLSGAGETQSFRAADPAGTLNWDRIDIHEAATATAGAKFGPFELVRVLGEGAFGVVWLARQPELERDVALKILRAQFASSQTIERFWQEAKVLARLKHPYIVQVLSVGTVGSEHYIAMEFVPGGDLRGRLQAAVPSAAWSAAVLQKVALAVEHAHQANVIHRDLKPANILLNGEDEPFVTDFGLAKRLENGPELTASGDVLGTIAYMSPEQASGQTASVNAQSDVYSLGATLYHLLTGRRPFPLTENEPLQQTLADIRERDPQPLRRLNATLPVELETICLKSLEKDPTRRYATAGALAADLGRFLAGEPILGKATRWPERLWRAVRRRPLFVGSLISGAAVLLILVSTIWNLAARGQQLGQDIKTKEESLQTAQQELLATTTKVSQAEQVAQERKAESEQVRAGQRWTNYLAAIQEIHAAWDEGQLARMRELLQQQVPAASDSTNEDLRGIEWYYWQSRLDNLGSHIPTTAICDALAISPDGLLVAGCDETHVRIWNIESKQKIFDQPIGRPRSAGVLDSYTQFLTPPAVAFSPDGKWIAGTTFHLTRDNRRLGFLRVWNVASGDEHFSVTNDRLLGGRAVAFSPDSQFVLAGGLDSYFRCWKLETKQEELPAADERFARRNLQPRPPPTPGTATGGAKVVRDLQFCSDGKTLLCRSDWTGPEFILWKNTDHEAAIAEDYRQLQQKLRGHVVQGKTLLGEFRDNLFAAHLNEGRNIELHLYEGPKFEGPSKRLLEGHDAMCLQAGEKYFAVGSNDQLIRVWDLAFLEPVRELRGHTAVPSCLVFGKQDGMLASRASDGIRVWNLQAESNVFVVDRSARSDTASFLHRGKRGGVEVETNGHQQLSVKFLDHFREKVTIHLPELFVLRTVLSDDDSLLAVVVRRLPGSPLKPTKPEPKTLLFRLPDGEQVAELPPATLSPIQLAFSPTSEYLAIGRRIWKTDTMTEVGALPEQAPNRQACFSPSGRYLALSDATRTEIYDVLTNTQVCAIPRGGSAFSFSRDEQQLYLASPAISAWEIASGQEIEGAFGKQPYEIVELAADGRRVYARRGKYYDVFSVEGSRLLFSTECKVGFTTAHLEKLFTDYIGRLAK encoded by the coding sequence ATGCAACGGAGCGAGGCGATTGTACGATTGCTGGCCGAGCATCGCGGGGCACTCTTGAGTCGCCAGTTCGATCCTTCCACGTTGCTCGCTGCCCATCGTGAACTGCTGCCCGAGTTGGCCACGGCGATCGAGGATTTGCTCTCAAACTCTTCCCTCTTGTCTGGAGCAGGTGAGACACAATCGTTTAGAGCTGCCGATCCTGCCGGCACGTTGAACTGGGACCGAATCGATATCCACGAAGCGGCGACTGCCACCGCGGGCGCCAAGTTTGGTCCGTTCGAACTGGTGCGAGTACTGGGTGAGGGTGCCTTTGGTGTGGTGTGGCTCGCCCGCCAGCCCGAATTGGAACGAGACGTCGCGCTGAAGATCTTGCGCGCGCAGTTTGCATCGAGCCAGACGATTGAACGGTTTTGGCAAGAGGCGAAAGTCCTCGCACGCTTGAAACATCCGTACATTGTGCAGGTTCTGTCGGTGGGGACCGTGGGAAGTGAACACTACATTGCCATGGAGTTCGTCCCCGGCGGTGACTTGCGAGGGCGATTGCAAGCAGCCGTGCCGAGCGCTGCCTGGTCGGCAGCCGTGCTACAGAAAGTGGCGTTGGCCGTCGAGCACGCGCATCAGGCCAACGTGATTCACCGCGACTTGAAGCCAGCGAACATTCTGCTCAACGGCGAAGATGAACCGTTCGTCACCGATTTCGGACTGGCCAAGCGACTGGAAAATGGGCCGGAATTAACCGCCAGCGGCGATGTGCTCGGGACGATTGCCTACATGTCTCCCGAGCAGGCCAGCGGCCAAACCGCGAGTGTGAATGCCCAGAGCGATGTCTATTCGCTCGGTGCGACGCTCTATCACTTGCTCACAGGCCGGCGTCCATTTCCCCTCACCGAGAATGAACCGCTGCAACAGACGTTGGCCGATATCCGCGAGCGCGATCCGCAACCTTTGCGTCGGTTGAATGCCACGCTGCCCGTCGAACTCGAGACGATCTGCCTCAAGTCGCTGGAGAAAGACCCCACCAGGCGCTATGCCACGGCCGGTGCATTGGCGGCGGACCTGGGCCGATTCCTGGCCGGCGAACCGATCTTAGGTAAGGCGACTCGTTGGCCTGAGCGCCTCTGGCGGGCAGTTCGGCGCAGACCATTGTTTGTGGGTTCGCTGATTTCGGGCGCCGCGGTGCTCTTGATTCTCGTGAGTACCATTTGGAATCTGGCTGCCCGAGGCCAACAACTGGGCCAAGACATTAAGACGAAAGAGGAATCTCTGCAAACTGCGCAGCAAGAATTACTGGCGACGACGACAAAGGTTTCGCAAGCCGAGCAAGTGGCCCAAGAGCGGAAAGCTGAATCGGAGCAAGTGCGAGCCGGCCAGCGGTGGACGAACTATCTGGCGGCGATCCAAGAGATTCACGCGGCCTGGGATGAAGGACAACTAGCGCGGATGCGAGAACTGCTGCAACAGCAAGTCCCTGCGGCAAGTGATTCAACGAATGAAGACTTGCGCGGGATCGAATGGTATTACTGGCAATCGCGACTCGACAATCTCGGCTCGCATATTCCCACAACTGCGATTTGCGATGCGCTGGCGATTAGTCCAGATGGATTACTCGTGGCAGGTTGCGATGAGACACATGTTCGCATTTGGAACATCGAATCAAAACAGAAGATCTTCGACCAGCCGATTGGCAGGCCGCGCAGCGCGGGAGTGCTGGATTCTTACACGCAGTTTCTCACTCCGCCGGCAGTTGCTTTCAGCCCCGATGGCAAATGGATCGCGGGGACTACCTTTCACTTAACGCGCGATAATCGGCGGCTGGGCTTTTTGCGCGTGTGGAATGTCGCCAGTGGCGACGAGCACTTTTCGGTTACCAACGATCGCCTCCTTGGTGGCCGCGCGGTCGCATTTTCGCCCGATAGTCAGTTTGTGCTCGCCGGGGGGCTCGATAGTTATTTTCGCTGTTGGAAGTTGGAGACGAAGCAAGAGGAATTGCCCGCAGCTGACGAGCGGTTTGCTCGTCGCAACTTACAGCCTCGCCCGCCGCCGACTCCCGGCACGGCCACGGGTGGTGCCAAGGTGGTGCGCGACCTGCAGTTTTGCAGCGATGGCAAGACGTTGCTTTGCCGCAGCGACTGGACTGGCCCCGAGTTTATTCTGTGGAAGAACACCGATCACGAAGCGGCGATTGCGGAAGACTATCGTCAGTTGCAGCAAAAATTGCGCGGGCATGTGGTGCAGGGGAAGACGTTGCTCGGGGAGTTTCGCGACAATCTGTTCGCCGCTCACTTGAACGAAGGTCGCAACATTGAGTTGCACTTGTATGAAGGACCGAAGTTCGAAGGCCCAAGTAAGCGGCTGCTGGAAGGGCACGATGCCATGTGCCTACAGGCTGGAGAGAAATACTTCGCCGTGGGAAGTAACGATCAGTTGATCCGCGTGTGGGATCTGGCCTTTTTGGAACCAGTCCGCGAACTGCGCGGTCATACCGCAGTTCCCAGCTGCCTGGTGTTTGGCAAGCAAGACGGTATGCTCGCGAGTCGCGCCAGCGATGGGATTCGCGTATGGAATTTGCAAGCTGAATCGAACGTGTTTGTGGTCGACCGGAGTGCGCGGAGCGATACCGCCAGTTTTCTGCACCGTGGCAAGCGCGGCGGCGTAGAAGTAGAAACCAACGGCCATCAGCAGCTGAGCGTGAAGTTCCTGGATCATTTCCGTGAGAAAGTGACCATTCACTTGCCGGAGCTGTTCGTGCTGCGAACCGTGCTCAGTGACGACGACTCACTGCTTGCCGTGGTAGTGAGGCGATTGCCTGGCAGTCCGCTCAAGCCGACCAAGCCGGAACCGAAGACGCTGTTATTCCGCTTGCCCGACGGCGAACAGGTGGCGGAACTCCCACCAGCAACTCTCTCCCCGATTCAGTTAGCGTTCAGTCCGACGAGCGAGTATCTGGCCATCGGCAGGCGCATCTGGAAAACTGATACTATGACCGAGGTCGGCGCACTTCCCGAACAGGCTCCTAACCGGCAGGCCTGCTTCAGCCCGTCTGGGCGATATCTCGCGCTCAGCGATGCGACGCGTACGGAGATCTATGACGTGCTCACCAACACGCAAGTCTGCGCCATTCCTCGGGGCGGAAGTGCGTTCTCGTTCAGTCGCGACGAACAGCAGCTGTATCTGGCGAGCCCCGCGATTTCGGCATGGGAGATTGCTTCTGGCCAGGAGATTGAAGGGGCCTTCGGCAAGCAGCCGTATGAGATTGTCGAGTTGGCTGCGGATGGTCGCCGAGTCTATGCAAGGCGCGGCAAGTACTACGATGTGTTTAGCGTCGAAGGTTCGCGTTTGCTGTTTAGTACTGAATGCAAAGTGGGCTTCACCACTGCGCATCTCGAAAAGCTGTTCACGGACTACATCGGGCGGCTGGCGAAGTAG
- a CDS encoding EAL domain-containing protein, whose product MIKSPAIPNSMKVTWFLTGRLSVMGKVESIDVTSFPFQIGRRHGLPLSLSYATVSGVHAEIIFEEGYLHIRDAGSTNGTFVNGKQVHDKVLLNDGDLIQFADVPFRVGMKVPVGTSSTLCDPSGASERALSLIQFDKLMTDRAVVPHFQPILDIRSGKVTGYEVLGRSNLFGLKTPRDMFLAASQLDLEAELSTMLRVAGLECAPQEDTSLSLYLNTHPAEIVTTGLYDSLASLVETFPKQAITLEVHEASATDLASMKELKRRLHDLGIKLAYDDFGVGQSRLVELTEVSPDVVKFDMQLIRDIHLSPPRHQQMVAKLVQMVRELGSLSLAEGVESEAEHRCCCEMGFELGQGYYYGKPLPAPELPTPQIGRLRPLF is encoded by the coding sequence ATGATTAAATCTCCCGCCATCCCCAACAGCATGAAGGTGACTTGGTTCTTGACCGGACGCCTAAGCGTCATGGGCAAGGTCGAGAGCATCGACGTCACCTCGTTCCCGTTCCAGATTGGCCGGCGACATGGGCTGCCGTTGTCGTTGTCGTATGCCACCGTGTCGGGCGTACACGCGGAGATCATTTTCGAAGAAGGCTACTTGCATATTCGCGATGCTGGCAGCACCAACGGCACGTTCGTCAACGGCAAGCAAGTTCACGATAAGGTTCTGCTCAACGATGGCGACCTGATTCAATTCGCCGATGTCCCCTTTCGCGTTGGCATGAAAGTACCCGTCGGCACCAGCTCGACGCTTTGCGACCCTTCGGGCGCTTCGGAACGCGCTTTGTCGCTGATTCAGTTCGATAAGCTAATGACCGACCGCGCCGTGGTGCCCCACTTCCAGCCAATTCTCGATATTCGCTCGGGAAAAGTGACGGGCTACGAGGTTCTCGGCCGCAGCAACCTGTTCGGTCTAAAGACTCCGCGCGACATGTTTCTCGCTGCTTCGCAACTCGATTTAGAAGCGGAACTCAGCACCATGTTGCGGGTGGCTGGCCTCGAATGCGCGCCGCAGGAAGATACTTCACTTAGTCTCTACTTGAATACACACCCGGCCGAAATCGTCACCACGGGCCTGTACGACTCGCTTGCTTCCCTGGTCGAAACGTTTCCGAAGCAGGCCATCACGCTCGAAGTTCACGAAGCTTCGGCCACCGACCTGGCTTCGATGAAAGAGCTCAAACGCCGGCTGCACGATCTGGGCATCAAACTCGCATACGACGATTTCGGTGTTGGGCAGTCACGTCTCGTCGAACTAACCGAAGTCAGCCCGGATGTCGTCAAGTTCGACATGCAGCTGATTCGCGATATTCACCTATCACCGCCGCGTCATCAACAAATGGTGGCGAAGTTGGTGCAGATGGTTCGTGAACTCGGCAGCCTCTCGCTGGCCGAAGGGGTGGAGTCCGAAGCCGAGCACCGCTGCTGTTGCGAGATGGGCTTCGAGCTTGGCCAAGGCTATTACTATGGCAAGCCGCTACCCGCCCCCGAATTGCCGACACCGCAAATCGGCCGCTTGCGCCCGCTGTTCTAA